The proteins below come from a single Thermotoga sp. KOL6 genomic window:
- a CDS encoding Glu/Leu/Phe/Val dehydrogenase, with amino-acid sequence MPEKSLYEMAVEQFNRAVKYTDVEPDLAEILRRPKRVLVVEFPVKMDDGHIEVFTGYRVQHNIARGPAKGGIRYHPDTNLDEVKALAFWMTWKTAVMNLPFGGGKGGVKVDPKKLSKSELERLSRRYFSEIQIMIGPHNDIPAPDVNTNADVMAWFMDTYSMNVGYTALGVVTGKPVDLGGSEGREEATGRGVKVCAGLAMETLGIDPKKATVAVQGFGNVGQFAALLIAKELGSKVVAVSDSKGGVYNPSGFDVEELIKYKHEEGTVATYPKGERITNEELLELDVDVLVPAALENAIHKGNAERIKAKAVVEGANGPTTNEADEILYKRGVLVVPDILANAGGVTVSYFEWVQDLQAFFWDIDQIRNALEKMMKKAFTDVMKIKEKHNIDMRTAAYILAIERVAYATKKRGIYP; translated from the coding sequence GTGCCTGAGAAAAGCCTTTACGAAATGGCAGTGGAGCAATTCAACCGCGCAGTGAAGTACACAGACGTGGAACCAGATCTTGCAGAGATTTTGAGAAGGCCAAAGCGCGTTCTTGTAGTTGAGTTCCCTGTAAAGATGGATGACGGACACATTGAAGTTTTCACAGGATATCGTGTACAACACAACATCGCCCGGGGTCCCGCAAAAGGGGGAATAAGGTACCATCCTGATACTAACCTAGACGAAGTGAAAGCTCTGGCATTCTGGATGACTTGGAAAACGGCCGTCATGAATCTTCCCTTTGGTGGCGGGAAAGGCGGTGTGAAAGTCGATCCTAAAAAACTTTCCAAATCAGAGCTTGAAAGACTCTCAAGAAGATATTTCTCGGAGATCCAAATAATGATAGGACCGCACAACGACATACCGGCTCCGGATGTTAACACCAACGCCGATGTTATGGCATGGTTCATGGATACCTACAGTATGAACGTAGGATACACCGCTTTGGGAGTTGTTACAGGAAAACCGGTGGATCTCGGTGGGTCAGAGGGGCGAGAAGAAGCAACCGGTCGTGGTGTAAAAGTATGTGCAGGTTTGGCGATGGAGACTCTGGGCATAGATCCCAAAAAAGCTACTGTTGCGGTTCAGGGTTTTGGTAATGTGGGTCAGTTCGCTGCCCTTTTGATTGCCAAAGAACTCGGATCGAAAGTAGTAGCTGTGAGTGATAGTAAAGGAGGTGTTTACAATCCCAGCGGTTTCGATGTGGAAGAACTCATCAAATACAAACACGAAGAAGGAACCGTTGCCACTTATCCGAAAGGAGAAAGGATAACGAACGAAGAACTGCTGGAACTCGATGTGGACGTTTTGGTGCCTGCCGCTCTCGAAAACGCCATTCACAAAGGTAATGCTGAGAGAATAAAGGCCAAAGCGGTTGTCGAAGGAGCCAACGGTCCTACTACAAACGAAGCAGATGAAATACTTTACAAGAGGGGTGTGTTGGTGGTACCTGATATACTTGCCAATGCTGGAGGTGTCACTGTTTCCTACTTCGAATGGGTTCAGGATCTTCAGGCTTTCTTCTGGGACATTGATCAAATAAGGAACGCGTTGGAGAAGATGATGAAGAAAGCGTTCACCGATGTCATGAAGATAAAAGAAAAGCATAACATCGATATGAGAACAGCTGCCTACATACTCGCGATAGAAAGAGTAGCCTATGCTACGAAGAAGAGAGGAATATACCCATGA
- a CDS encoding MG2 domain-containing protein, protein MRKWLFFLFIFTVANLFAGYAFFYGNPILRDGRIQFLISGQENVVLTIWRVENEEDFLKAVLDPENFDFRKFKRYGIAQRTVYSSRRGTKTFSFTLREPGLYFVTLSHFENRKEVLLDKALYIVTTLDIVYFSDGQKTVLYVLDVNNGFVKNAEVILFKNAEFVGRAFTGNDGKVILTEEFDSIYVKYGNERFFGEVNVFPVNYRDEKLFFITDRPIYKPSDIVHFRGQFFKNDGDVYRAIEETEVTVTIFDTKDNEVYKSQFKTDELGGFYGSVKLPETAPVGLYKVKVERDGREYSEYFLVEEYRKPEYKAEIETDKDVYLSNETINCRIKVKYFNDQPVVRAQVALYVYAFSESGENFLAYRKVDFTDNNGILNVGVKILDGFQGIYKIEVIAVDESQRQIEETKTVKVYADDVLILPSDQSFFAVPGKPVNITVRVTDLEGNPLNGNLNVTCEDSTSTVSVVNGKALVNFVPRESKTYRVKLSFGKAKTYIYIYAYHEANMSREFVILPEKKEVKPGDKLHVRFLAPGRVTGVLGIISSKIHETIPLTFNGSVELDLDIPEKLIEKNLFLVFIGYEDDFRVFRTEKLDAILSTNSTEMTLSFDKDQYEPGDLAQITIRSNVDKVCLFLVDEAIYALVGTEPPNLEDFLYPSLDYPQVYYDFVRTWRLYVSRNSFREQLAALPKEKKFADFKQRAFPTKLNVREYFPDTALWIPSLELQNGIAKVSFKVPDSITTFKATAYGFSRDQFAQAEGKMVVSKKFYVLPHLPSFLREGDVIQLSATVFNRTESELNVRLWVELPENLKFVEGKSVKDFVMKPNSSHIEVWTVKAITPSEDAKIKFVTTGDEWNDAVSMILPIEQFSFEREFYLLRFLNGKETIDLPKGSYLFSRIRFSDDIIPIIKDSIERLIEFPYGCVEQTMSSFFPAVAAANLGLKIEHLDEVVQKGLFRLYNYQHSDGGWGWWFFDESRDFMTCYVMEGLYFAKRAGYDVAESVIERGIDYLKKHLSAYGSYVLDLYGVEHKPYKPKSEIDLVFLSLNSKEALEQVVKFLVQDDQTAHLELKSEDPLISEAQLNSVLLRSLVKWKVYPQLREKLINYLLYKKDGYFWTSTKDTSFAILALLDALPRFDSISLKVKNNSNTFELKPGEEASLVPGSLTISGRGLVEIHVIHSEKPKSAVKKGIELSRRFYKRYELFLENEKKLVDVFVPLGKGYVPRSICTIEEKSTDELFILPFEYWGESFKYHGTQFEVTGSKLRMNGETYEFSKIKTLNGLILVCLKKEALLYDPKREVVSKYMNVKDADLTREGVVLLKDHSLVVNGVEVSIPEDVTALTCTKDEILLKGENEAYWYKDGKFVKLPFVARKIFLWNGRKLVAKGIRFSGCSYELAGSIFEIDFEVEEVGAKAGDILKTVIDLKGEGDYLIVEDFFPSCAQVIINYREKDLNDGKFTYGWYTRWNEWYSARELHRNRIAFFAIHASNGKFSYVWRATTNGKYQVLPARAYPMYSHDLYAHTDPDVLSIDSSYSVDDRSDQP, encoded by the coding sequence ATGAGAAAATGGTTGTTCTTTTTGTTCATTTTTACGGTAGCCAATCTTTTTGCAGGATACGCTTTCTTTTATGGAAATCCCATCTTGAGAGATGGAAGGATACAATTCCTCATTTCCGGACAGGAAAATGTTGTTTTGACAATCTGGAGGGTCGAAAACGAAGAAGATTTTCTCAAAGCCGTTCTAGATCCAGAAAATTTCGACTTCAGAAAATTTAAAAGATATGGTATTGCTCAAAGAACGGTTTATTCTTCAAGAAGGGGAACGAAAACATTTTCATTCACCCTGAGAGAACCGGGACTTTATTTTGTTACCCTGTCTCACTTTGAGAACAGAAAAGAGGTTCTCCTGGACAAAGCTCTTTATATCGTTACAACTTTGGACATAGTTTACTTTTCCGATGGTCAAAAAACAGTGCTCTATGTTCTTGACGTAAACAATGGATTCGTTAAAAACGCGGAAGTGATACTGTTTAAAAACGCGGAATTTGTTGGAAGAGCTTTTACGGGTAATGACGGAAAGGTCATACTCACCGAAGAATTCGACAGTATATACGTAAAATACGGCAACGAAAGGTTCTTTGGAGAAGTCAATGTCTTTCCAGTTAACTATAGAGATGAAAAACTCTTCTTCATCACCGATAGACCTATCTACAAACCTTCAGACATCGTTCATTTCAGAGGACAATTTTTCAAGAACGATGGAGATGTTTACAGAGCTATCGAAGAAACAGAAGTAACTGTTACCATTTTTGATACGAAAGATAACGAAGTCTATAAGTCCCAATTCAAAACAGACGAACTGGGAGGGTTCTACGGATCTGTAAAACTTCCGGAGACTGCCCCCGTTGGATTGTACAAAGTGAAAGTCGAGAGAGACGGGAGAGAATACAGTGAATATTTTTTGGTGGAGGAGTATAGAAAACCCGAATACAAAGCAGAAATAGAAACAGATAAGGATGTTTATTTGTCAAATGAAACAATAAACTGTCGAATCAAGGTGAAATACTTCAACGATCAGCCAGTTGTACGAGCGCAGGTTGCTCTTTACGTTTATGCCTTTTCCGAATCCGGAGAAAACTTTCTAGCTTATAGAAAGGTAGATTTCACAGATAACAACGGGATTCTCAATGTTGGTGTGAAAATCCTTGATGGTTTTCAAGGGATCTACAAAATAGAAGTAATCGCCGTGGATGAAAGCCAACGGCAGATTGAAGAAACAAAGACTGTAAAAGTGTACGCAGATGATGTCTTAATATTACCATCCGATCAATCGTTTTTCGCGGTCCCGGGAAAACCTGTAAATATCACGGTGAGAGTAACAGACCTCGAAGGAAATCCTTTGAACGGCAATCTCAATGTCACGTGTGAAGATTCGACGAGTACAGTAAGCGTGGTGAACGGCAAAGCGTTGGTCAACTTCGTTCCCAGAGAATCGAAAACTTACAGAGTAAAACTGTCCTTCGGAAAAGCAAAAACTTACATCTATATATATGCATACCATGAAGCCAACATGAGTAGGGAATTTGTGATCCTTCCAGAAAAAAAAGAGGTAAAACCTGGCGACAAGTTACATGTTCGATTTCTCGCTCCGGGTCGGGTAACGGGAGTTTTGGGAATTATCTCGAGCAAAATACATGAAACGATTCCCCTCACTTTCAATGGCTCCGTCGAATTAGATCTCGACATTCCCGAAAAACTCATCGAAAAAAACCTCTTCCTCGTTTTCATCGGGTACGAAGATGATTTCCGAGTTTTCCGTACCGAGAAGTTAGATGCCATTCTTTCTACAAATTCCACCGAAATGACATTGAGTTTTGACAAAGATCAATACGAACCAGGGGATTTGGCCCAGATTACAATAAGATCCAATGTCGATAAAGTGTGTCTTTTCTTGGTAGATGAAGCAATATACGCTCTCGTTGGAACAGAACCTCCCAACCTCGAAGACTTTCTCTATCCATCTCTGGATTATCCCCAAGTTTACTACGATTTCGTGCGCACTTGGAGGCTCTATGTTTCGAGAAATTCCTTCAGAGAACAACTCGCGGCGCTGCCCAAAGAAAAAAAGTTTGCAGACTTTAAACAAAGAGCGTTTCCAACCAAACTAAACGTTAGAGAATACTTTCCAGATACCGCCCTCTGGATACCTTCTCTAGAACTTCAAAATGGGATCGCCAAAGTCAGTTTTAAGGTTCCTGATAGTATCACAACATTCAAGGCCACGGCCTATGGTTTTTCGAGGGATCAATTCGCTCAAGCTGAAGGAAAAATGGTGGTTTCCAAAAAATTCTACGTATTACCCCATCTACCTTCTTTTTTGAGAGAAGGAGATGTTATTCAACTATCTGCAACTGTTTTCAACAGGACTGAAAGCGAATTGAACGTGAGGTTGTGGGTAGAACTTCCAGAAAACTTGAAATTCGTTGAAGGAAAATCGGTGAAAGATTTTGTCATGAAACCGAACTCATCGCACATAGAAGTGTGGACTGTAAAAGCTATAACTCCTTCCGAAGATGCCAAAATCAAGTTTGTGACCACAGGAGATGAATGGAATGACGCAGTTTCCATGATCTTACCAATCGAGCAATTTTCTTTCGAAAGGGAGTTTTACCTTTTGAGATTCCTGAACGGGAAAGAAACGATAGATCTTCCGAAAGGATCGTATCTTTTCTCAAGAATCAGATTTTCTGATGATATCATCCCAATAATCAAGGACAGTATCGAAAGACTCATAGAATTCCCATATGGATGTGTGGAACAGACAATGAGCAGCTTCTTTCCGGCAGTGGCTGCCGCGAATTTGGGTTTGAAAATAGAACACTTAGACGAAGTGGTCCAGAAGGGTCTCTTCAGACTCTATAACTATCAACACAGCGATGGAGGATGGGGATGGTGGTTTTTCGATGAGAGTAGAGATTTCATGACATGCTATGTTATGGAAGGATTGTACTTTGCAAAGAGAGCAGGATACGATGTGGCAGAGAGTGTTATAGAGAGAGGGATTGATTACCTGAAAAAACATCTTTCCGCTTATGGTTCTTACGTTTTGGATCTGTACGGAGTAGAGCATAAGCCGTATAAGCCGAAAAGTGAAATAGATTTAGTTTTTTTGAGCTTGAATTCTAAAGAGGCTTTGGAACAGGTAGTAAAATTTCTGGTCCAAGACGATCAAACGGCTCATTTAGAACTGAAATCGGAAGATCCCCTCATCAGTGAGGCCCAACTCAACAGCGTTTTGCTCAGATCTCTTGTGAAGTGGAAGGTTTACCCCCAACTGAGAGAAAAGTTGATAAACTACCTTCTTTACAAAAAAGATGGATACTTTTGGACTTCCACTAAAGACACTTCTTTTGCGATTCTTGCACTTCTTGATGCCCTTCCTAGGTTCGACTCTATCTCTTTGAAGGTGAAGAACAACTCAAATACCTTTGAACTGAAACCCGGTGAGGAGGCATCTCTGGTACCGGGTTCACTCACAATATCCGGTAGGGGGCTTGTGGAAATACATGTGATACACTCCGAGAAACCAAAAAGCGCAGTAAAGAAAGGTATCGAATTGAGCAGGAGATTTTATAAAAGATATGAACTCTTCCTTGAGAACGAAAAGAAGTTGGTGGACGTTTTCGTTCCTCTGGGAAAAGGCTACGTTCCACGTTCGATATGCACAATCGAAGAGAAATCAACTGATGAGCTCTTCATACTTCCTTTCGAGTACTGGGGGGAAAGCTTCAAGTATCATGGTACTCAGTTCGAAGTGACAGGATCAAAATTGAGAATGAACGGTGAGACTTATGAATTTTCAAAAATCAAAACCCTGAACGGTTTGATTCTCGTATGTCTTAAGAAAGAGGCACTTCTGTACGACCCAAAAAGAGAAGTTGTAAGCAAGTATATGAATGTAAAGGACGCAGATCTCACACGAGAAGGAGTGGTACTCCTAAAAGATCACAGTCTAGTTGTGAACGGTGTCGAAGTTTCTATCCCAGAGGATGTAACGGCTTTGACTTGTACAAAAGATGAAATACTGTTGAAAGGGGAAAATGAGGCGTACTGGTACAAGGACGGAAAGTTCGTGAAACTTCCTTTCGTTGCAAGGAAGATCTTCCTATGGAACGGAAGGAAACTTGTAGCTAAGGGGATTAGATTCAGCGGATGCTCTTATGAATTGGCGGGCTCGATCTTCGAGATAGATTTTGAAGTCGAAGAGGTAGGTGCCAAAGCTGGTGATATATTGAAAACCGTTATTGACCTCAAGGGTGAAGGAGACTATCTCATAGTAGAAGATTTCTTCCCTTCGTGTGCCCAGGTGATCATCAATTACAGAGAAAAAGACCTGAACGACGGAAAATTTACCTACGGCTGGTACACCAGATGGAACGAGTGGTATTCAGCCAGAGAACTTCACAGAAACAGAATAGCTTTCTTTGCGATTCACGCTTCTAACGGAAAATTCAGTTACGTTTGGAGGGCGACAACAAATGGAAAGTATCAGGTTCTTCCGGCGAGGGCTTATCCTATGTATTCTCATGATCTTTACGCTCACACAGATCCGGATGTACTCAGCATTGACTCCTCGTATTCTGTCGATGACCGATCTGATCAGCCTTGA